A genomic stretch from Candidatus Amarolinea dominans includes:
- a CDS encoding Fic family protein — protein sequence MPGLMAALVGWFKSAEKEQLPAPVAAGLMHYQFVTIHPYYDGNGRTARLLATLILSRAGYGLNGFLSLEEHHARDLEAYYHSLAVHPHHNYYEGRAEADLTPWLEYFVLTVATVFSTVREELSVIGNLSATMPHEAS from the coding sequence ATGCCCGGACTGATGGCGGCCCTGGTCGGTTGGTTCAAATCCGCCGAGAAAGAACAGCTTCCGGCGCCCGTTGCCGCCGGCTTGATGCACTATCAGTTTGTGACCATCCATCCCTATTATGACGGGAACGGACGCACCGCCCGCCTGTTGGCGACATTGATTCTCAGCCGGGCAGGATACGGGCTGAACGGGTTCCTTTCTCTGGAGGAGCATCACGCCAGGGATTTGGAGGCCTATTACCATTCGCTGGCGGTCCATCCACACCACAACTATTACGAAGGCCGGGCAGAGGCGGATCTGACCCCCTGGCTGGAATACTTTGTCCTCACGGTGGCGACCGTCTTTTCGACGGTTAGAGAGGAGTTATCGGTTATCGGCAATTTATCGGCAACAATGCCGCACGAGGCATCATGA